Proteins from a genomic interval of Prevotella sp. E13-27:
- a CDS encoding DnaJ domain-containing protein — MAFVDYYKILGVDKTIPQAEVKKAYLKRAKQFHPDLHPDDPKAKAKFQALNEAYAVIGDEEKRRKYDQYGENWKQADAFGGNGSPFGGDGSGSPFGGFDFSQFSGDGNGHFSSFFENLFGGGGFRGGNPFDSNSAHGCGNPFGCNPQEQQVSVNIDLYTALLGGEIIVSLNGKKLRLKVKPGTQPGSKVRLPNKGQGGANVILTYNVTLPTNLSERQKELLMQMRNA, encoded by the coding sequence ATGGCATTTGTAGATTATTACAAGATTCTAGGGGTCGATAAGACCATCCCACAGGCAGAAGTAAAGAAGGCATACCTGAAGCGTGCCAAGCAGTTTCATCCCGATCTTCATCCTGATGATCCTAAGGCTAAGGCAAAGTTCCAGGCGCTTAACGAGGCTTATGCTGTTATAGGCGACGAAGAGAAGCGTCGCAAGTATGACCAATATGGTGAGAACTGGAAGCAGGCCGATGCTTTTGGCGGCAATGGTTCTCCCTTTGGTGGTGATGGCAGCGGTTCTCCGTTTGGAGGTTTTGACTTCTCTCAGTTCTCTGGCGACGGCAATGGTCATTTTAGCTCGTTCTTTGAGAATCTGTTTGGTGGTGGCGGCTTCCGTGGAGGCAATCCATTTGACAGCAACTCTGCCCATGGATGTGGCAATCCGTTTGGTTGCAACCCACAAGAACAGCAGGTCTCAGTAAACATAGACCTCTACACCGCCCTACTTGGTGGAGAGATTATCGTCAGTCTCAATGGCAAGAAGCTGCGCTTGAAGGTAAAGCCTGGCACACAGCCTGGCTCTAAGGTAAGACTTCCCAACAAAGGACAAGGTGGAGCCAATGTCATTCTGACATATAACGTTACTCTGCCAACAAATTTGTCTGAGCGTCAGAAAGAGCTGCTCATGCAGATGCGTAATGCTTAA
- a CDS encoding aminoacyl-histidine dipeptidase — MNNEIQNLKPECIWRNFYSLTQVPRPSGHLEKIQQFLLDFGKKAGVEAFKDPAGNIVFRKPATPGMENRKGIILQAHMDMVPQKTPESKHNFETDPIEPWIDGEWVKAKGTTLGADNGLGVAAIMSVMEDKTLVHGPIDALITADEETGMYGANDLPEGELHGDILLNLDSETWGKFVIGSAGGIDVTATLDYKEVETDSEDAAVRVTVKGLRGGHSGLEIHEGRGNANKLMVQMVREFIEECEARLASWHGGNMRNAIPFKAETVLTLPKENVAALKELAAEWQEDFRDQYKTIETLGIEITVEDVETPKTEVPVEIQDNLVNAIYGCHNGVIRMIPSYPDVVETSSNLAIIDIEGGSAALKILARSSREDMKDYVVKTLESCFSMAGMKVKTAGSYGGWDPNPNSEILHLLLKEYKELFGQEGIIQVDHAGLECSVILGKYPHLDVVSLGPTMRSPHTTTERALIETVEPFWKLLKKTLADVPAK; from the coding sequence ATGAACAACGAAATTCAAAACCTTAAGCCAGAATGCATCTGGCGCAACTTCTATTCTTTGACACAGGTTCCACGTCCATCAGGTCATCTGGAGAAAATTCAGCAGTTCCTGCTCGACTTTGGTAAGAAAGCTGGCGTGGAAGCATTCAAGGATCCTGCTGGAAACATAGTGTTCCGCAAGCCTGCAACTCCAGGTATGGAGAACCGCAAGGGAATAATCCTTCAGGCTCACATGGACATGGTTCCACAGAAGACACCTGAGTCTAAGCACAATTTCGAGACCGACCCTATAGAGCCATGGATTGATGGCGAATGGGTGAAGGCAAAAGGTACTACTCTTGGTGCCGACAATGGACTGGGTGTAGCTGCCATAATGTCTGTCATGGAAGATAAGACGCTGGTTCACGGACCTATTGATGCTCTTATTACAGCCGACGAGGAGACAGGCATGTATGGTGCCAACGACCTGCCAGAAGGTGAGCTACATGGTGATATTCTGTTGAATCTTGACTCAGAGACCTGGGGAAAATTCGTTATTGGCTCTGCAGGAGGCATTGATGTAACTGCTACTCTTGATTATAAAGAGGTGGAGACCGATAGTGAGGATGCTGCTGTGCGTGTTACTGTAAAGGGACTGCGTGGAGGACACTCTGGTTTGGAGATTCATGAAGGTCGTGGCAATGCCAATAAGCTTATGGTACAGATGGTTCGTGAGTTCATTGAGGAGTGTGAGGCTCGTCTGGCCAGCTGGCATGGAGGTAACATGCGAAATGCTATTCCTTTCAAGGCAGAGACTGTGCTCACTCTTCCTAAGGAGAATGTTGCAGCGTTGAAGGAACTTGCTGCTGAATGGCAGGAAGACTTCCGCGACCAGTATAAGACTATTGAGACTCTGGGTATTGAGATAACGGTGGAAGATGTGGAGACACCAAAGACTGAGGTACCTGTTGAGATACAGGACAATCTGGTGAACGCTATCTATGGTTGCCACAATGGAGTTATCCGCATGATTCCAAGCTATCCTGACGTAGTGGAGACTTCTTCTAATCTTGCCATCATCGATATAGAGGGTGGAAGCGCTGCCCTGAAGATTCTCGCTCGCTCTAGTCGTGAGGATATGAAGGACTATGTTGTCAAGACTCTTGAAAGCTGCTTCTCTATGGCAGGCATGAAGGTAAAGACCGCAGGTTCTTATGGCGGATGGGATCCAAACCCAAATTCAGAGATTCTGCACCTCTTGCTGAAAGAGTATAAGGAGCTGTTCGGACAGGAAGGCATCATACAGGTTGACCATGCTGGTCTTGAGTGCTCAGTAATCCTTGGCAAGTATCCTCATCTCGATGTTGTAAGCCTTGGTCCTACTATGCGCTCACCTCATACTACAACAGAACGTGCTCTTATTGAAACGGTTGAGCCATTCTGGAAACTTCTGAAGAAAACTTTGGCAGATGTTCCTGCTAAATAA
- a CDS encoding lysylphosphatidylglycerol synthase transmembrane domain-containing protein, protein MKIVRNIINVLMPLVLGGGILYWMYRGENLDHIIYMIQHEMNWTWMLLSLPFGVLAQAFRGWRWRQTLEPTGEKVRSSVAVSSIFMSYASSLVIPRIGEFMRCAILKRWDGVSFSKAIGTVVTERAVDSIVVLLVTGSTLLFQMSVFGTFFERTGTSVSGIFQSFSVTGYLVTFLCGIAAMILLYMLLRRLSIYNKVKATLSGILEGVLSLRKVKNLPLFLFFTIGIWLSYFLHYYLTFFCFDFTSDLGLACGLVSFVVGSIAVIVPTPNGAGPWHFAVKTMLILYGVQDEKALAFVLVVHTLQTILVIIIGMWAWARLSFIPHITKTVKL, encoded by the coding sequence ATGAAGATAGTTCGTAACATCATAAATGTTTTGATGCCGCTGGTTCTCGGTGGAGGCATCCTCTATTGGATGTATCGTGGTGAGAACCTTGACCATATTATATATATGATACAGCATGAGATGAACTGGACATGGATGCTGTTGTCGTTGCCGTTTGGAGTGCTGGCACAGGCTTTTCGCGGATGGCGCTGGCGACAGACGCTGGAACCGACAGGGGAAAAGGTGCGCAGTAGCGTGGCAGTCTCTTCAATATTCATGTCATATGCCTCATCGCTCGTTATTCCTCGTATCGGCGAGTTTATGCGTTGCGCCATACTCAAGCGATGGGATGGGGTGTCGTTCTCAAAAGCCATTGGTACCGTTGTGACAGAGCGTGCCGTTGACTCCATCGTTGTATTGTTGGTCACAGGCTCAACGCTTCTCTTCCAGATGAGCGTGTTTGGCACCTTCTTCGAGCGTACTGGCACATCGGTAAGCGGAATATTCCAGTCGTTCTCTGTTACAGGCTATCTCGTAACATTCCTCTGCGGTATTGCGGCGATGATTTTGCTATACATGCTGTTGAGACGCTTATCTATATATAATAAGGTGAAGGCAACACTTAGCGGAATACTTGAAGGAGTGCTGTCGCTTCGCAAGGTGAAGAACCTGCCTTTGTTCCTTTTCTTCACCATTGGTATATGGCTGAGCTATTTCCTTCACTATTATCTCACTTTCTTCTGCTTCGACTTTACTTCAGACCTCGGACTGGCATGTGGACTCGTCTCTTTCGTCGTGGGGTCTATAGCAGTAATCGTACCGACTCCCAATGGCGCAGGGCCTTGGCATTTCGCTGTAAAGACCATGCTCATCCTTTATGGCGTTCAGGACGAGAAAGCACTTGCCTTTGTTCTCGTGGTACATACTTTGCAGACAATTCTTGTTATAATTATAGGCATGTGGGCATGGGCTCGGCTGAGCTTCATCCCTCATATCACTAAAACAGTAAAACTATGA
- the xyn10D/fae1 gene encoding bifunctional endo-1,4-beta-xylanase/feruloyl esterase, translated as MKHLKKIALAAMLVMSGSTTTWAQGLKDAYKDYFTIGVALNQRNISNEDQMALVRKEFNSITAENDMKPGEQHPKEGVWNFEKADRIADFCRKNGIKLRGHCLCWHAQFADWMFVNKKGKEVKKEVFYERLREHIHTVVNRYKDIVYCWDVVNEAMADDGGFRGPRRGGQEPSPYRQSRHFKLCGDEFIAKAFQFAREADPNALLFYNDYSCVDEGKRERIYNMVKKMKDAGVPIDGIGMQGHYNIYFPDEAQLDKAISRFKEIVNHIHITELDLRMNNESGGQLMFSRGEAKPMPAYMNTLQTDQYARLFKVFRKHADVIDNVTFWNLGDRDSWLGVNNHPLPFDENYKPKACYRAIRDFNPELDKRIPKEDFRPNALNQPGQEYPQVNSEGYARFRIVAPEAKSVIVSLGLGGRGGTVLRKNKDGVWEGTTEGPMDEGFHYYHLTIDGATVNDPGTHNYFGSCRWESGIEIPAHDEDFYQVKNVAHGNVQQVLFWSESTKQCRRAFVYTPPTYGKTIKDKKGKATQERFPVLYLQHGWGENETSWPNQGCAGIIMDNLIAEGKIKPFIIVMTYGMTNDVKFGTIGSFTAKEFETVLVDELVPYIDANFLTIANKEKRAMAGLSMGGIETKLITLRRPEVFGYWGLLSGGQYAPEDIKDAKQVKMIFESCGGRENPDGIKKSIDALKAAGINAHGYVSPATGHEFLTWRRSLKEMAPLLFK; from the coding sequence ATGAAACATCTAAAGAAGATTGCCCTGGCAGCAATGCTCGTGATGAGCGGAAGCACTACAACATGGGCACAGGGGCTGAAAGATGCCTACAAGGACTATTTCACTATCGGCGTGGCGCTGAACCAGCGCAACATTTCCAATGAGGACCAGATGGCTCTGGTGCGTAAGGAGTTCAACAGCATTACTGCTGAGAACGACATGAAGCCAGGAGAGCAGCATCCGAAGGAGGGAGTGTGGAACTTCGAGAAGGCTGACCGTATAGCCGACTTCTGCCGCAAGAACGGCATCAAGCTGCGTGGACATTGCCTCTGCTGGCATGCTCAGTTTGCCGACTGGATGTTCGTAAACAAGAAAGGCAAGGAGGTGAAGAAGGAAGTGTTCTACGAGCGTCTGCGTGAGCACATCCACACCGTTGTGAACCGTTATAAGGACATAGTATATTGCTGGGACGTGGTAAACGAGGCAATGGCCGATGATGGCGGCTTCCGCGGACCACGACGTGGCGGACAGGAGCCCAGCCCATATCGTCAGAGCCGTCACTTCAAGCTCTGTGGCGACGAGTTCATAGCAAAGGCATTCCAGTTCGCACGTGAGGCCGATCCAAACGCTCTGCTGTTCTACAACGACTATAGCTGTGTGGACGAGGGCAAGCGCGAGCGTATATATAATATGGTAAAGAAGATGAAGGACGCTGGTGTGCCCATCGACGGTATCGGCATGCAGGGCCACTACAACATCTATTTCCCTGACGAGGCACAGCTGGACAAGGCTATCAGCCGCTTCAAGGAGATTGTAAACCATATTCACATCACAGAGCTCGACCTGCGCATGAACAACGAGAGCGGTGGCCAGCTGATGTTCAGCCGTGGCGAGGCAAAGCCAATGCCGGCATACATGAACACTCTGCAGACTGACCAGTATGCCCGCCTGTTCAAAGTGTTCCGCAAGCATGCCGACGTGATAGACAACGTAACGTTCTGGAACCTCGGCGACCGCGACTCATGGCTTGGTGTGAACAACCATCCGCTGCCGTTCGACGAGAACTATAAGCCAAAGGCATGCTATCGCGCCATTCGCGACTTCAACCCTGAACTGGACAAGCGCATTCCAAAGGAAGACTTCCGTCCAAACGCCCTGAACCAGCCCGGACAGGAGTATCCACAGGTGAACAGCGAGGGCTATGCTCGCTTCCGCATCGTGGCTCCAGAGGCAAAGTCGGTAATCGTTAGCCTGGGTCTCGGAGGACGTGGAGGCACAGTTCTTCGCAAGAATAAGGACGGAGTATGGGAAGGCACGACAGAAGGGCCGATGGACGAGGGCTTCCACTACTATCACCTGACCATCGACGGCGCTACTGTCAACGACCCCGGAACACACAACTACTTCGGCTCATGCCGTTGGGAGAGCGGAATAGAGATTCCTGCTCACGACGAGGACTTCTATCAGGTGAAGAACGTGGCCCACGGCAACGTGCAGCAGGTGTTGTTCTGGAGCGAGAGCACAAAGCAATGCCGTCGCGCATTTGTTTATACTCCTCCTACTTACGGCAAGACCATTAAGGACAAGAAAGGCAAGGCCACGCAGGAGCGCTTCCCTGTGCTCTACCTGCAGCATGGATGGGGTGAGAACGAGACAAGCTGGCCTAACCAGGGCTGTGCAGGAATTATTATGGACAACCTCATCGCAGAAGGAAAGATAAAGCCATTTATCATCGTGATGACCTATGGCATGACAAACGACGTGAAGTTCGGAACCATTGGCTCGTTCACAGCCAAGGAGTTTGAGACTGTACTCGTTGACGAGCTTGTGCCTTATATCGATGCAAACTTCCTCACTATAGCAAACAAGGAAAAACGCGCTATGGCAGGTCTGTCAATGGGTGGCATAGAGACAAAGCTCATCACGCTCCGTCGTCCCGAGGTCTTCGGCTACTGGGGTCTGCTCAGCGGCGGACAGTATGCTCCCGAGGACATCAAGGATGCTAAACAGGTGAAGATGATTTTCGAGAGCTGTGGAGGCAGAGAGAATCCTGACGGCATAAAGAAGAGCATAGATGCTCTGAAAGCTGCCGGCATCAATGCCCATGGCTATGTGTCGCCTGCAACAGGACATGAGTTCCTGACATGGCGTCGCAGCCTGAAGGAGATGGCTCCGCTGTTGTTTAAGTAA
- a CDS encoding glycoside hydrolase, whose amino-acid sequence MRKTILLSLMFVALGCIAVHAQRATLRIDAQKKYQRITGFGGFVCSPQFQYNHMSTADIKKVWGPTSTVGCNIMRLYIPVGRNSWSQSLQTAKTAKQLGLIVFASPWGQPAEWKTNNSINAKNKGEDAGSLKKENWADYAQYLEDYVQYLRDNGVELDAISIQNEPDWPCSYAGCIWSASEIAEFVKTYGKNISCKVIAPETLAVRDDYVNALNNMQTLEGFDIYGGHQYGGIQSAYKNLGKKGKEIWMTEYLINWNEAENNTRNFDFSKDFFDFFRAINVCMLGDFNAWIHYAAKRYYGMLGDGQRGTTTSVVTKRGYIMAHFAKSVTGMTRVEGIFSDDAETALEGSAYLSQTGDTVVAVIANPSDNERTLLMDLPFYTQSGMTYTTTKTKNYYKKALSYDAETCRPEVQVAAQSVFTAMFVRSRDRQVSNMKGSIARFDMIENQTTTKSTFGTTYKLSNKTKTFDHSNPLFSSKTNAASGYVKLSNRFDKLVMHVNSISSTMNLSSAKTTLIYVNKKGEVASHDYGDLDLNRGSNLNLVFDLSPATLADGCIGIISMTNNNWSSTLTLKFGDVYLSNGGNYSATLSGAYVEDDSNVYDYTTDPSCTSIDMSAVTELPSSLPWLNNNKVVFAAAETPFNEGQTNVVKGTSCSLLSLSDAGGDFRPKTSFTAEKAEISLNVEGMRLVALPFAAVVPENVKAYKVNNNYELLPTENIEANQPVVIVANGEVVIEGSGSVNAVTAEQSDMMLGTSVEVPLYAGDYVLGNVDGQWGFVKLTAASKLVPFGVYAQLNSASDFVAFDLSATGVNNIANELRTHYNRAFNVMGQRVSLTNKGLVIVNGRKQFHRK is encoded by the coding sequence ATGAGAAAAACTATATTGTTATCATTAATGTTTGTCGCGCTGGGCTGCATTGCTGTGCATGCTCAGCGCGCAACGCTGCGTATAGATGCCCAGAAGAAGTATCAACGCATAACGGGTTTCGGAGGCTTCGTCTGCTCACCACAGTTCCAGTATAACCACATGTCAACTGCTGATATAAAGAAAGTGTGGGGCCCGACGAGTACGGTGGGATGTAACATCATGCGTCTCTACATTCCTGTGGGTAGAAACTCATGGAGCCAGTCGCTGCAGACGGCTAAGACCGCCAAGCAGTTGGGACTCATAGTTTTCGCTTCGCCTTGGGGACAGCCTGCGGAGTGGAAGACTAACAACTCCATTAATGCAAAGAACAAAGGCGAGGATGCAGGCTCGCTGAAAAAAGAAAACTGGGCCGACTATGCTCAATATCTGGAGGATTATGTCCAGTATCTGCGCGACAACGGTGTGGAGCTCGATGCCATCTCCATTCAGAACGAGCCCGACTGGCCTTGCTCTTATGCAGGATGCATCTGGTCGGCATCGGAAATAGCTGAGTTCGTAAAGACCTATGGCAAGAACATCAGCTGTAAGGTCATAGCGCCTGAGACTCTTGCCGTGAGAGACGACTATGTCAACGCCCTGAACAACATGCAGACGCTCGAAGGTTTCGATATCTACGGCGGACACCAGTACGGCGGCATCCAGTCGGCATACAAGAACCTTGGCAAGAAGGGTAAGGAGATATGGATGACGGAGTATCTCATCAACTGGAACGAGGCAGAGAACAATACTCGTAACTTCGACTTCTCAAAGGATTTCTTCGACTTCTTCCGTGCCATCAACGTTTGCATGCTTGGCGACTTCAACGCATGGATTCACTATGCAGCAAAGCGCTACTACGGCATGTTGGGCGATGGACAGCGTGGCACGACGACAAGCGTGGTGACAAAGCGTGGATATATTATGGCACACTTCGCAAAGTCGGTAACAGGCATGACACGCGTAGAGGGAATATTCAGCGACGATGCAGAGACAGCTCTTGAGGGCTCAGCCTATCTGTCGCAGACAGGCGACACGGTGGTGGCTGTGATAGCCAACCCATCGGACAACGAGCGCACGCTGCTGATGGATCTGCCGTTCTATACACAAAGCGGAATGACTTATACTACAACGAAGACGAAGAACTATTATAAGAAGGCGCTTTCTTATGACGCAGAAACTTGCCGTCCAGAGGTGCAGGTGGCGGCACAGAGTGTGTTTACGGCGATGTTCGTTCGCAGTCGTGACCGTCAGGTGTCAAACATGAAGGGTTCAATAGCTCGTTTCGACATGATAGAGAACCAGACGACAACAAAGTCGACATTTGGAACAACATATAAACTGTCGAACAAGACAAAGACCTTCGACCATTCAAATCCACTTTTCTCTTCTAAGACAAATGCTGCCAGCGGATATGTTAAGCTGAGCAACCGTTTCGACAAGTTGGTGATGCATGTTAATTCAATCAGCTCAACGATGAACCTCAGTTCGGCTAAGACAACGCTCATCTATGTGAACAAAAAAGGTGAGGTGGCTTCTCATGATTATGGCGATTTAGACCTGAACAGAGGCAGCAACTTAAATCTTGTCTTCGACCTCTCGCCGGCAACACTCGCCGACGGTTGTATAGGCATCATCTCTATGACAAATAACAACTGGAGCTCTACACTTACATTAAAGTTCGGCGATGTGTATCTGTCAAACGGAGGCAACTATTCAGCTACGCTCAGCGGCGCTTATGTTGAAGACGACAGCAATGTGTATGACTATACCACCGACCCTTCGTGCACAAGCATTGACATGTCGGCTGTGACAGAACTGCCTTCATCGCTGCCCTGGCTAAATAATAATAAGGTGGTGTTTGCTGCTGCAGAGACTCCTTTCAATGAGGGTCAGACCAACGTGGTAAAGGGCACGTCATGCTCTTTGCTCTCGCTGAGCGACGCTGGAGGCGACTTCCGTCCAAAGACATCGTTCACAGCAGAGAAGGCAGAGATAAGTCTTAATGTGGAAGGAATGAGACTCGTGGCTCTTCCCTTTGCTGCCGTGGTGCCTGAGAACGTCAAGGCATACAAGGTGAACAACAACTACGAACTGCTGCCAACAGAAAATATTGAGGCAAACCAGCCAGTGGTGATAGTTGCCAATGGCGAGGTGGTGATAGAGGGTAGCGGAAGCGTAAATGCTGTTACTGCAGAACAGAGCGACATGATGCTTGGAACATCAGTTGAGGTGCCTCTCTATGCCGGCGACTATGTGCTTGGCAATGTTGATGGACAATGGGGATTTGTGAAGCTTACAGCAGCCTCAAAACTTGTTCCGTTTGGCGTGTATGCACAGCTCAACTCAGCCAGCGATTTCGTGGCATTCGACCTCTCGGCTACAGGAGTTAATAATATTGCAAATGAACTGCGCACCCATTATAATCGTGCATTTAACGTGATGGGACAACGCGTCAGCTTAACAAATAAAGGCTTAGTAATTGTTAACGGTAGAAAGCAATTTCATAGAAAATGA
- a CDS encoding M15 family metallopeptidase: protein MKQLFICFLITIITTSATPPDSSILKEWRAGQTVTTEAITAYGGVDKCFVSEPIPDTIWEKMQGKSYKANPYIGRDDLRYLRVLHWDYDRRTHLGEMVCNKAIADKLLYIFRKLYDNHYPIERMVLPDVYDANDEQQMRANNTSCFCYRSVAKSSQLSKHAQGLAVDVNTRYNPYIKKRRDGSLHVQPSTSAVFCDRSRSFRYKITKGDLCYRLFKEQGFTWGGEWRTCKDYQHFELRNEK, encoded by the coding sequence ATGAAACAATTATTCATTTGTTTTCTCATTACCATAATCACGACGAGTGCCACCCCACCCGACAGTTCAATACTTAAGGAATGGCGTGCAGGACAGACCGTGACAACAGAGGCTATCACGGCTTATGGCGGAGTGGACAAATGTTTCGTCAGCGAGCCGATACCAGACACTATCTGGGAGAAAATGCAAGGCAAGAGTTATAAGGCCAATCCATACATAGGGCGTGACGATTTGAGATACCTTCGTGTACTCCATTGGGACTACGACAGGCGCACACATCTTGGAGAAATGGTTTGCAACAAGGCTATAGCCGACAAACTGCTCTACATTTTTAGGAAGCTCTATGACAACCACTACCCAATAGAACGCATGGTGCTGCCCGATGTCTATGATGCCAATGATGAACAACAGATGAGAGCAAACAACACATCATGCTTTTGCTATCGTTCTGTGGCAAAGAGCAGCCAGCTATCAAAGCATGCACAAGGGTTAGCCGTTGACGTCAACACCCGCTACAACCCATACATAAAGAAACGACGCGATGGAAGCCTCCACGTACAGCCATCGACATCGGCCGTTTTCTGTGACCGTTCCCGTTCTTTCCGCTACAAGATAACGAAAGGCGACCTCTGTTATCGTCTCTTCAAGGAACAGGGATTCACATGGGGCGGCGAATGGCGCACTTGCAAAGACTATCAGCATTTTGAATTAAGAAACGAGAAGTGA
- a CDS encoding MATE family efflux transporter, whose product MTRSEKLRLIVNLSIPSILAQISATVMFFIDAAMVGHLGERATAAIGIVETTTWLMGGLASAASLGFSVQVAHFIGANDFESARRVLRQSLICCLIWSAMLSFICIAIHTRLPFWLGGNDDIASDASLYFLIIGIAGMFFQMEGLAGSMLKCSGNMKIPSALNIMMCVLDVVFNYCFIYILNMGVAGAALGTALAELITAALMLYFLLIRSDMLSLKGRPGSFRPEAQTVKTAIKIGAPMGFQHLLMGGAQIVSTTIVAPLGTIAIAANSLAITVESLCYMPGYGIAEAATTLIGQSIGAGQKVLTRSFAYMSVGLGMVVMTIMGALMFIFAPELMSIMTPVGEIISQGAVALRIEAFAEPMFAAMIVANGVFIGAGDTLIPAIMSLSSMWGVRLTLAAWMAPRFGLKGVWIAMAIDLTCRGIAFLTRLFQGKWIKEKR is encoded by the coding sequence ATGACTCGCAGCGAGAAACTGCGGTTGATTGTCAATCTGAGTATCCCCAGCATACTGGCACAGATCTCCGCCACGGTGATGTTCTTCATCGATGCAGCAATGGTGGGACATCTTGGAGAGCGTGCTACAGCTGCCATAGGCATTGTCGAGACAACGACATGGCTCATGGGCGGATTGGCATCGGCAGCATCACTTGGATTCTCTGTACAGGTAGCACACTTTATTGGTGCCAACGACTTCGAGAGTGCACGGCGAGTGTTGCGACAGAGTCTCATCTGCTGTCTCATTTGGAGCGCCATGCTCTCATTTATCTGCATAGCCATCCACACACGACTACCATTTTGGCTTGGTGGTAATGATGATATTGCGTCTGATGCTTCTCTCTACTTCCTAATAATCGGAATCGCAGGAATGTTCTTCCAAATGGAAGGACTGGCTGGCTCAATGCTCAAATGTTCTGGTAACATGAAGATTCCGTCGGCATTGAACATAATGATGTGCGTGCTCGACGTAGTGTTCAACTATTGCTTCATCTATATCCTGAATATGGGCGTTGCAGGTGCAGCACTTGGAACAGCTTTGGCAGAGCTTATCACAGCAGCGCTGATGCTCTATTTCCTGCTTATACGCAGCGATATGCTCAGCCTCAAAGGTCGCCCAGGTTCATTCCGTCCTGAAGCCCAAACGGTGAAGACCGCCATAAAGATTGGCGCACCTATGGGATTCCAGCATCTGCTGATGGGTGGCGCTCAAATAGTTAGCACAACTATCGTCGCTCCTTTAGGGACAATAGCCATTGCTGCCAACTCACTCGCCATCACCGTTGAGAGTCTTTGCTACATGCCTGGCTACGGCATAGCTGAAGCAGCAACGACACTTATAGGCCAAAGCATCGGCGCTGGACAGAAAGTGCTGACGCGTTCTTTTGCTTATATGTCAGTTGGACTGGGCATGGTTGTCATGACCATAATGGGTGCCCTGATGTTTATCTTCGCTCCAGAGCTGATGTCAATAATGACGCCAGTAGGAGAAATCATTAGCCAAGGAGCTGTTGCTCTGCGCATAGAAGCCTTCGCAGAACCAATGTTCGCTGCCATGATTGTAGCTAATGGTGTATTCATTGGTGCTGGCGATACTCTCATCCCTGCAATAATGAGTCTCTCGTCAATGTGGGGAGTGCGTCTTACACTTGCTGCATGGATGGCTCCACGCTTCGGACTGAAAGGTGTGTGGATAGCCATGGCCATCGACCTAACATGTCGAGGAATCGCCTTCCTCACCCGACTGTTTCAGGGCAAATGGATAAAAGAGAAACGATGA